GGACGTCTATCCGCGCAAGGTGTGCTTCCTGCCCAAGAGCGGCAAGGCGATGGTCAAGCGACTGGCGCCGACCAACACCGACGCGCTGGTGCAGCAGGACCGGACCGCGGCGCAGCAGGCACAGCCGGTGGCGAGCACGGGCGGTTCGATCGATCTGTTCTGATTCAACACTGAGGCCGCACTGAGGCCACACTGAGGCAGCCGCGAGCCTGGCAGTACCGAGGAGTAAAAAGACATGGCCAAGACCACCGTCGTCGTTGTCGACGATTCCGCGCTGGTGCGGAGCATCCTGACCGAGATCATCAACCGCCAGCCCGACATGCAATGCGTCGGGGCCGCCAGCGACCCGCTGGTCGCGCGGGAGATGATCCGCAACCTCAACCCCGACGTGATCACGCTCGACGTCGAGATGCCGAAGATGGACGGCCTCGACTTCCTGCAGCGCCTGATGCGATTGCGGCCGATGCCGGTCGTGATGGTGTCGACGCTGACGGAGCGCGGCGCGGAGGTCACGCTCAAGGCGCTGGAGCTGGGCGCGGTGGACTTCGTCGCCAAGCCCAAGATCGGCGTGGCCGACGGCATCCGCGCGCTGGCGCAGGACATCACGGACAAGGTCCGCATCGCCGCGAAGGCGCAGATCCGGCGCCTGCACGCACCGGGGCCGGCCGCCGCGCCGGGCGCGCCCGCGGCGAGCGGCGGCGCCACGCCGCCGCTCAAGCCGGCCTCGCCGATCGCGAGCCTGGGGCGGCTGTCGACCGAGAAGATCATCTTCATCGGCGCGTCGACCGGCGGCACCGAAGCGACCAAGGACGTGCTGATCAACCTGCCGGCCGACTGCCCGGCGGTCTGCATCACGCAGCACATGCCGGCGGGCTTCACCCGCAGCTACGCGGCGCGGCTGGACGGCCTGTGCAAGATCCGCGTGAAGGAAGCGCAGGACGGTGAACGGATCCTGCCCG
This genomic stretch from Mitsuaria sp. 7 harbors:
- a CDS encoding chemotaxis response regulator protein-glutamate methylesterase encodes the protein MAKTTVVVVDDSALVRSILTEIINRQPDMQCVGAASDPLVAREMIRNLNPDVITLDVEMPKMDGLDFLQRLMRLRPMPVVMVSTLTERGAEVTLKALELGAVDFVAKPKIGVADGIRALAQDITDKVRIAAKAQIRRLHAPGPAAAPGAPAASGGATPPLKPASPIASLGRLSTEKIIFIGASTGGTEATKDVLINLPADCPAVCITQHMPAGFTRSYAARLDGLCKIRVKEAQDGERILPGHGYIAPGGMHFSVERSGANYIARVQDGEAVNRHKPSVEVLFNSAARVVGQNALGIMLTGMGADGAKAMKTMKDAGAYNLVQDEATCVVFGMPREAINAGAADEVLPLHQIATRLIERLRSTAGMSMNRV